The Methanolacinia petrolearia DSM 11571 genome has a segment encoding these proteins:
- a CDS encoding COG1361 S-layer family protein: protein MKRINIFLILLVLFAAIPFIAAADDSEDSSYTDVTVTSVEYDPEVFMPGDEGTITITVKNTGDESVTISRAEIYSQDVTNLNDEAYDTVGALGAGNSMEFTFNVKAPLKEGIYYPRFYLDFYGSSGLSYNVPVKVDDTGLTISVINSPDAWQEDVSKSIQIRVGNPSQVTADGVIIYASGDGIESDQTSFFVGALEPNEYVDVTFEITPSKETTLKLNAEWNNGMNSHTSEISVPVEFGEDTTGADLVINNVEVSGGTVTGDVSNAGLEDAYSVIVTVGSPAEAIEPYKQYVLGSLESDDFSSFEVTYSIQGSSSSFPLVITWKDENGNTYSSEYTVSASSSGMAVEGDDSASSGGAPSGMGSGGPSGGGMGMMGMSGAGFANMPIAEIIIGLIIVIGLVVAWKKGYLAKAVKVVKEKLNKGDRK, encoded by the coding sequence ATGAAAAGAATAAACATATTTCTAATATTATTGGTTTTGTTTGCTGCAATCCCGTTTATTGCAGCAGCAGATGACAGCGAAGATTCATCCTATACGGATGTAACCGTAACCTCAGTCGAATACGATCCTGAAGTCTTTATGCCCGGAGATGAGGGAACAATCACTATAACTGTAAAGAATACAGGGGATGAAAGTGTAACCATCAGCAGGGCTGAGATTTATTCCCAGGATGTAACAAACCTCAATGATGAGGCATATGATACTGTTGGAGCATTGGGTGCAGGAAACTCAATGGAATTTACCTTCAATGTGAAGGCGCCTCTGAAAGAGGGCATTTATTATCCGAGATTTTATCTTGATTTCTACGGTTCAAGCGGTCTCTCATACAATGTGCCGGTAAAAGTGGATGACACGGGATTAACCATCTCGGTTATCAACTCGCCTGATGCATGGCAGGAAGATGTGTCGAAGTCCATCCAGATCCGGGTAGGAAATCCAAGTCAGGTGACTGCAGACGGTGTAATAATATACGCATCCGGCGACGGGATAGAATCAGATCAGACGAGCTTTTTCGTAGGTGCACTCGAACCGAACGAATATGTGGATGTTACATTCGAGATTACTCCGTCAAAGGAGACGACACTGAAACTGAATGCCGAATGGAATAACGGTATGAATTCGCATACGTCCGAGATATCCGTTCCTGTAGAATTCGGAGAGGATACGACCGGTGCCGATCTGGTCATCAACAATGTCGAGGTCTCCGGAGGAACGGTGACAGGTGATGTCTCAAATGCAGGACTTGAAGATGCCTATTCGGTTATTGTGACCGTGGGATCTCCTGCAGAAGCTATAGAGCCGTATAAGCAGTATGTTCTCGGTTCGCTTGAGTCAGACGACTTCTCAAGCTTTGAAGTCACATATTCCATTCAGGGAAGCAGTTCTTCGTTCCCGCTTGTAATCACATGGAAGGACGAGAACGGAAACACGTACTCATCCGAATATACTGTTTCAGCTTCCTCATCGGGCATGGCTGTTGAGGGTGATGATTCTGCTTCATCCGGCGGAGCACCATCTGGAATGGGCAGCGGCGGTCCCAGTGGCGGCGGAATGGGTATGATGGGTATGAGCGGTGCAGGTTTTGCCAATATGCCCATTGCCGAGATAATCATTGGCCTGATTATTGTAATTGGCCTTGTAGTCGCATGGAAGAAGGGATACCTTGCAAAGGCAGTCAAAGTCGTGAAGGAGAAGCTGAATAAAGGAGACAGGAAGTAG
- a CDS encoding ABC transporter ATP-binding protein, translated as MTDRPVIKLENVTKVYSLPTDDVIALDNINLEVKKGEFLAIMGTSGSGKSTLLNQIGCLDVPTSGNLYIDGRSVRDLNDNELTDLRRDKIGYIFQNFNLIPLLDLCENVEYPLILKYKKRDDTGRPKKLLEMVGLDETRVWHKPNEISGGQRQRVAIARALVNDPAILLCDEPTGNLDSRTSVQIMDMITDLHKEGRTIVMVTHEPDIANYAEKTIVMGDGKIISEGRGFS; from the coding sequence ATGACCGACAGGCCGGTTATCAAACTGGAGAATGTCACAAAGGTCTATTCCCTCCCTACGGATGATGTAATTGCCCTGGATAATATCAACCTTGAGGTAAAGAAAGGTGAATTCCTGGCCATTATGGGTACATCCGGTTCGGGGAAATCGACCCTTCTTAACCAGATAGGCTGCCTTGACGTTCCTACATCGGGCAATCTATATATCGACGGAAGAAGTGTCAGGGATTTGAATGACAATGAACTGACCGACCTTCGCCGTGATAAGATAGGATACATCTTCCAGAACTTCAACCTGATCCCCCTTCTTGATCTTTGTGAGAACGTGGAGTATCCGCTGATTCTCAAGTACAAAAAGAGGGACGATACAGGCCGCCCAAAGAAACTGCTTGAGATGGTTGGTCTTGACGAGACGAGAGTATGGCATAAACCCAATGAGATATCGGGTGGTCAGAGGCAGAGGGTCGCAATTGCAAGAGCTCTTGTGAACGATCCGGCAATCCTTCTCTGCGACGAACCGACCGGAAATCTGGATTCAAGGACCAGTGTCCAGATTATGGATATGATAACTGATCTTCATAAAGAGGGCAGGACTATCGTGATGGTGACACACGAACCCGATATCGCAAATTATGCCGAGAAGACGATCGTTATGGGAGACGGGAAGATAATCTCAGAGGGAAGGGGATTCTCATGA
- a CDS encoding ABC transporter permease, with product MIFGDIFFDLSVRNVRLNFLRSLLAAIGIVIGVVAITSIGIMGANMTLSITAELSESGNVIMISPDSGGGGGGMMGGGGSDDEDEYIDKTQLRKIEQVAATGDNLVVPLYTTSENIEVGGEEGRATIYGIDMTLVPDLVDIEEGSMPLSTSGVLVGSSLAERYDLVVGSRIKIGDEDVEDDDDVPQFTVRVTGILEEKGMSSDLSTDNAIIMDEDLYTAHLGSEYEYDQVNIIAGDIDDIEELEDDLDYALNYREDEVRIQDSGSMIDTISETVGTMTSFMSAIGAISLLVAAVSIFNVMMMSVTERIKEIGILRSIGTRRSEIRKMFLYESLILGVVGAGIGAVASFIGGYILTYGMIGTTDYFFTFSSLMYVPLGMVLGIVICVLSGVYPAYRASCLDPIEALRSE from the coding sequence ATGATCTTTGGTGATATCTTCTTTGACCTCTCTGTAAGGAATGTCAGACTGAACTTCCTGAGATCGCTTCTTGCGGCGATAGGTATAGTCATTGGAGTAGTAGCCATCACCTCAATCGGAATAATGGGTGCGAACATGACCCTCTCCATCACCGCAGAACTGTCCGAAAGCGGAAATGTCATCATGATATCTCCCGATTCCGGTGGCGGCGGTGGTGGCATGATGGGCGGCGGTGGCTCAGATGATGAGGACGAATATATCGATAAGACCCAGCTTCGGAAGATTGAGCAGGTTGCGGCAACAGGAGATAATCTTGTTGTTCCATTATATACCACGAGTGAAAACATCGAAGTGGGAGGAGAGGAAGGAAGGGCCACAATATATGGTATTGATATGACTCTTGTCCCTGATCTTGTTGATATAGAAGAGGGATCTATGCCTCTTAGTACAAGCGGAGTTCTTGTCGGTTCGAGCCTTGCGGAGAGATATGATCTGGTAGTCGGCAGCAGGATTAAGATCGGAGACGAGGATGTCGAAGACGATGATGATGTTCCTCAGTTCACTGTTCGTGTGACAGGTATACTGGAAGAGAAAGGAATGTCCTCTGATCTGAGTACTGATAATGCTATAATCATGGATGAAGACCTGTATACCGCACATCTTGGCAGCGAATATGAGTATGACCAGGTGAATATTATTGCCGGTGATATAGACGATATCGAAGAACTTGAGGACGACCTTGACTATGCTCTGAATTACAGGGAAGATGAGGTACGTATACAGGACTCTGGTTCGATGATCGATACGATCTCGGAGACAGTCGGTACTATGACATCGTTTATGTCGGCAATAGGTGCAATCTCGCTTCTTGTAGCGGCGGTGTCGATATTCAACGTAATGATGATGTCGGTCACCGAGAGGATCAAGGAGATAGGTATTCTGAGGAGTATAGGTACCAGGAGGAGCGAGATCAGAAAGATGTTCCTCTATGAATCCTTAATTCTCGGAGTGGTAGGTGCAGGCATTGGTGCCGTTGCGAGTTTCATCGGCGGGTACATCCTTACGTATGGAATGATTGGAACAACCGATTATTTCTTCACGTTTAGCAGCCTTATGTATGTCCCGCTCGGAATGGTTCTCGGAATTGTGATATGCGTTCTCTCGGGTGTATATCCGGCATACAGGGCGTCTTGCCTTGACCCTATAGAGGCATTGAGGTCGGAGTAA
- a CDS encoding helix-turn-helix transcriptional regulator, producing the protein MKNRIKVFRAMHDLTQEGLAKELGVTRQTILAIEKGKYDPSLDLAFKIAKYFNVKIEEVFVYEG; encoded by the coding sequence ATGAAGAATCGGATTAAGGTTTTTCGTGCTATGCATGACCTGACCCAGGAGGGGCTTGCAAAAGAGCTTGGAGTGACAAGGCAGACAATTCTCGCAATCGAGAAAGGGAAATACGACCCTTCACTGGACCTGGCATTTAAGATTGCAAAATATTTCAATGTAAAGATCGAGGAAGTGTTCGTCTACGAAGGATGA
- a CDS encoding DUF2178 domain-containing protein: MKLSLKRNTSYIIVAFIALIEIGIIWWAADYNRPPATELTTIALAAGIIIAYFILEQVNTVEPGMTDERLALVNYKSALRTLQIFWILTFSILLTMIIRFIDFERDVRRLIFGPVFSQLIMLVGIIFLFVAFRIYYNTKYGGYDSDEESD; this comes from the coding sequence ATGAAGCTCTCACTGAAAAGGAATACCTCTTACATAATAGTGGCTTTTATTGCCCTGATTGAGATAGGAATTATTTGGTGGGCTGCGGATTACAACCGCCCTCCCGCAACGGAATTAACTACTATCGCTCTTGCTGCAGGAATAATTATTGCCTACTTTATCCTTGAGCAGGTGAATACAGTCGAACCCGGAATGACGGACGAGAGACTTGCACTTGTAAACTATAAATCAGCATTGAGAACTCTCCAAATCTTCTGGATACTGACCTTCTCCATACTTCTTACAATGATCATAAGGTTCATAGATTTTGAGAGAGATGTCCGCCGACTCATATTCGGACCCGTATTCAGCCAACTCATAATGCTTGTAGGAATCATCTTCCTCTTCGTCGCATTCAGGATCTACTACAACACCAAATACGGAGGATATGATTCCGATGAAGAATCGGATTAA
- a CDS encoding putative zinc-binding protein → MLALDGYGDCCGKKKIKSLGINPDLQIIATDHGIKKTRDGRTII, encoded by the coding sequence ATCCTTGCACTCGACGGATACGGAGACTGTTGCGGGAAGAAGAAGATCAAATCCCTCGGCATAAACCCGGACCTCCAGATAATTGCAACCGATCACGGGATCAAAAAAACGCGGGATGGAAGAACCATTATATAG
- a CDS encoding putative zinc-binding protein encodes MPDEQKCSCSCGGKEPERIIFPCARQANTGQITNLAAIQLTEEGFGKIACTALLATGEKGLIKRAKDTGGVVVLDGCPMNCAKKIADTNDVPVSQHLIMTELGITKGPSKSYLDDDVETAVSACWEGKGKKNSE; translated from the coding sequence TTGCCGGACGAACAAAAATGCTCCTGCTCGTGTGGCGGAAAAGAACCCGAAAGGATCATTTTTCCCTGTGCCAGGCAGGCGAATACAGGCCAGATCACAAACCTTGCGGCAATCCAGCTAACTGAAGAAGGATTCGGAAAGATCGCATGCACTGCACTCCTCGCGACAGGAGAAAAAGGCCTCATAAAAAGAGCAAAAGATACCGGCGGAGTTGTCGTGCTCGACGGGTGCCCGATGAACTGTGCAAAAAAGATTGCAGATACAAACGATGTCCCGGTGTCTCAACATCTTATCATGACAGAACTCGGCATCACAAAAGGCCCTTCAAAATCCTACTTGGATGATGATGTCGAGACAGCAGTCTCCGCCTGCTGGGAAGGCAAGGGAAAAAAGAATTCCGAATAA
- a CDS encoding thioredoxin family protein: MKIEVLGTGCMKCKRQMKNVEKAVAESGIPADIQKIKDIEEIINRGVMLTPAVAVNGEIKVSGRVADVAELKKILDEAQ, from the coding sequence ATGAAGATAGAAGTCCTCGGAACAGGTTGCATGAAATGCAAACGACAAATGAAGAACGTTGAAAAGGCAGTCGCAGAGAGCGGCATTCCCGCCGATATCCAAAAAATAAAGGATATCGAAGAGATAATCAACCGGGGCGTAATGCTCACCCCCGCAGTAGCTGTCAACGGGGAGATCAAGGTCTCCGGAAGGGTTGCCGATGTTGCCGAACTGAAAAAGATACTTGATGAGGCGCAGTAA
- a CDS encoding permease: MIEAIIGSFIVGWNTLAGYLADHVLTCLIPAFFIAGAIAAFVKKEVILKYFSPDARKSIAYGLASISGTVLAVCSCTILPMFAGLFKRGSGIGPATTFLYAGPAINILAIVYTANVLGFDLGVARAAFAITMAIIIGLIMAAIFRSHDEETKKNMIAMPSVPAGGETDRPRWVVPLFFVFLVGILIAGTAQADWMIKFPVIYALTIGIAVLAIYFFERDEVSEWGLETWDLTKKIFPILIAGTFILGMISYFIPPETFSPFFGTNSFASSLLAAIVGTILYMPTLLEVPVIGTTFGYTSGIMAGGPALALLLSGPSVSLPSLLVISRIMGAKKTAAYAVLVILSSAIAGIIYGMIIG; encoded by the coding sequence ATGATTGAGGCAATTATCGGATCATTTATAGTCGGCTGGAATACCCTCGCAGGATACCTCGCAGATCATGTTCTCACCTGCCTGATTCCCGCTTTCTTTATCGCCGGGGCAATCGCCGCATTTGTAAAGAAAGAAGTGATATTGAAATATTTCAGTCCCGATGCCAGGAAAAGCATAGCATACGGCCTTGCATCGATCTCCGGAACGGTGCTCGCAGTCTGTTCGTGCACGATCCTCCCGATGTTTGCAGGCCTTTTCAAACGCGGAAGCGGGATCGGGCCTGCAACAACCTTTCTCTACGCAGGACCTGCGATCAACATCCTCGCGATCGTCTACACGGCAAATGTGCTCGGCTTTGATCTCGGAGTAGCAAGAGCCGCATTTGCAATCACAATGGCGATAATCATCGGCCTTATAATGGCGGCCATTTTCAGGTCGCATGATGAGGAGACAAAAAAGAATATGATCGCAATGCCGTCAGTTCCGGCCGGTGGAGAAACAGATCGCCCAAGGTGGGTAGTCCCGCTCTTCTTCGTATTCCTGGTAGGAATCCTGATCGCCGGTACAGCACAGGCAGACTGGATGATTAAATTCCCTGTAATCTATGCACTCACCATCGGCATTGCCGTGCTGGCAATCTACTTCTTCGAGAGAGACGAGGTTTCGGAATGGGGGCTGGAGACATGGGACCTGACAAAAAAGATCTTTCCCATACTGATTGCGGGAACATTCATCCTCGGGATGATCTCGTACTTCATCCCGCCCGAGACTTTCAGCCCGTTCTTCGGGACGAATTCGTTCGCATCAAGCCTTCTTGCAGCAATAGTCGGAACGATCCTCTACATGCCGACGCTGCTTGAAGTTCCCGTCATAGGGACGACCTTCGGCTATACGAGCGGAATTATGGCAGGAGGGCCGGCACTCGCCCTCCTCCTCTCAGGGCCCAGCGTAAGTCTCCCGTCGCTCCTTGTGATATCAAGGATTATGGGAGCAAAGAAGACAGCAGCCTATGCTGTTCTTGTGATACTATCGTCTGCAATTGCAGGAATTATATACGGAATGATAATCGGGTGA
- a CDS encoding ArsR/SmtB family transcription factor translates to MEKKCSCSEETMSLPDEIVMSLRKYGGIAGLLKRLPDDETLASSGEIHKALSDPIRLKIMSMLGIQPLCVCVLKAGLGIADSRLSYHLSVMKRAGLIEGEQQGNWIIYSLTEEGGKWVL, encoded by the coding sequence ATGGAGAAGAAATGCAGCTGCTCTGAAGAAACCATGTCGCTTCCGGATGAGATTGTCATGTCGCTCCGGAAATATGGCGGGATTGCCGGACTTCTCAAACGTCTGCCTGATGATGAAACGCTTGCTTCATCCGGCGAGATCCACAAAGCGCTTTCTGACCCGATTCGCCTGAAGATAATGTCTATGCTCGGCATCCAGCCGCTCTGTGTCTGTGTTTTGAAGGCCGGTCTTGGAATCGCGGACTCCAGACTTTCTTATCATCTCTCGGTGATGAAGAGGGCAGGCCTGATAGAGGGGGAACAGCAGGGCAACTGGATTATTTACAGTTTGACGGAGGAAGGGGGAAAATGGGTTTTGTAG
- a CDS encoding type IV pilin encodes MHHNPPDDSALSPVIGEMMMIALAVLLVSIFSVTLFGLLPAERSDSIDILQEPYNNTNHELKFWHKGGDWVKKSDLKVVTIRDDHTTETISLSDDNLEGDSFDLGDKITIKSTDFNNGLKNGDIIRLISDKNMIYSGII; translated from the coding sequence ATGCACCATAATCCGCCGGATGACAGCGCCCTATCACCAGTCATAGGTGAGATGATGATGATCGCACTTGCAGTGCTTCTGGTTTCCATTTTTTCAGTAACACTGTTCGGCCTCCTGCCGGCAGAAAGAAGCGATTCAATAGACATCCTACAGGAACCCTACAACAATACAAACCATGAACTGAAATTTTGGCACAAGGGAGGAGACTGGGTCAAAAAATCGGATCTGAAAGTAGTAACAATCAGAGACGATCATACAACCGAGACAATCAGTTTATCGGACGACAACTTAGAGGGCGATTCATTCGACTTGGGTGACAAAATAACTATCAAAAGCACAGACTTTAATAATGGACTTAAAAACGGAGACATTATCCGTTTGATAAGCGATAAAAACATGATATACTCGGGAATTATCTAA
- a CDS encoding DNA-3-methyladenine glycosylase family protein — MEGYRSIEINEDSPFSLDSTLASGQAPRWEKVNGWWYGVVKDNVIKTRQLDDKIYFSGCSERYYREYFSLDYNLKEFYDSFSDDMYLKSAIEANPGLRLVGQDPWECLCFQLTINKKRTSPGEDCFTRISQKFGDEIELDGKIYHTFPTAETLVKEGLSKLKTCNLGYKANNIHSAAKKVAEDPLWSKKIESMKSEDAIKIISGFRGVKPTVAEWILIFAFRRYELFPVDSHIRSRMVKKYLSDVHFPNNSKTIDNYILNFAQDHFQEYSAYALEYLFASPNSL; from the coding sequence ATGGAGGGTTATAGATCAATAGAGATCAATGAAGACTCCCCTTTTAGCCTTGATAGCACCCTTGCAAGCGGACAGGCTCCGCGATGGGAAAAGGTCAACGGCTGGTGGTACGGAGTCGTCAAAGACAATGTAATCAAAACCAGACAGCTCGATGACAAAATATACTTTTCGGGATGCTCAGAAAGATACTATAGAGAATATTTTTCCCTGGATTACAACCTTAAAGAATTCTATGATTCTTTCAGTGACGACATGTACCTGAAAAGTGCCATAGAAGCCAACCCGGGACTGAGACTGGTCGGCCAGGACCCCTGGGAATGCCTCTGTTTCCAGCTGACGATAAATAAAAAGCGCACCAGCCCAGGAGAGGACTGCTTTACCAGAATTTCACAGAAATTCGGTGATGAGATCGAGCTTGACGGGAAAATTTACCACACATTCCCCACAGCCGAAACACTGGTTAAAGAAGGGCTGTCAAAGCTGAAAACCTGCAACCTCGGATACAAGGCCAACAACATCCATTCTGCAGCAAAAAAAGTTGCAGAAGACCCCCTGTGGTCAAAAAAGATCGAGTCCATGAAATCAGAGGATGCAATAAAGATCATCTCGGGATTCAGAGGGGTGAAACCAACTGTTGCAGAATGGATACTGATCTTTGCCTTCCGCCGCTATGAACTCTTCCCTGTAGATTCGCATATTCGCAGCAGGATGGTTAAAAAATACCTTTCAGACGTTCATTTCCCCAATAACAGTAAAACGATCGATAATTACATCCTTAATTTTGCACAGGACCATTTCCAGGAATACTCGGCATATGCACTCGAATACCTCTTTGCATCCCCTAATTCATTATAG
- a CDS encoding type IV pilin N-terminal domain-containing protein, with protein sequence MRFFVEDAVSAVIGVMLMLAVTIIIASTVAAFAGGASTTFEDTPSASLAVYCDGSVDDGNFNIIFEHLGGDKISTDDLKIVTWIEDGGGGVIKSNHTAKSPRSSYDPYLRLPCVYDSQMSLSNDSEFGEALWKPGAVAGTDSTDATREFLGIPEGDSLGNYGGTPVEVTIVYLPSGNTILKTEFLLE encoded by the coding sequence ATGAGATTCTTTGTTGAAGATGCTGTCTCAGCGGTTATCGGTGTGATGCTGATGCTTGCTGTTACAATAATTATTGCCTCGACTGTGGCCGCCTTTGCAGGGGGTGCTTCAACTACCTTTGAGGATACTCCGTCGGCAAGCCTTGCGGTGTATTGTGACGGTTCTGTTGACGATGGTAATTTCAATATAATATTCGAGCATCTCGGTGGTGATAAGATTTCTACCGACGACCTGAAGATAGTTACCTGGATCGAGGATGGGGGTGGGGGTGTGATCAAGTCTAATCACACTGCCAAATCGCCGCGTTCGTCCTATGATCCATATTTGAGGCTTCCATGCGTCTATGACAGTCAGATGTCTCTATCTAACGATTCCGAGTTCGGTGAGGCATTGTGGAAACCGGGGGCTGTTGCAGGAACCGACAGCACTGATGCGACCCGGGAGTTTCTGGGAATTCCCGAAGGTGACTCTCTTGGTAATTATGGGGGCACTCCCGTGGAGGTTACGATCGTATACCTTCCGAGCGGAAATACGATCCTGAAGACGGAGTTCTTATTGGAGTAA
- a CDS encoding type IV pilin N-terminal domain-containing protein gives MKFYRDHLSGLSEVFGVMLMLTVTLIIACVVAAFACGHSFDAVDDSISANIVASDWGRDDISPYIIFDHLSGDPVDLNSIEINLANRSSAKDKTVVSNKDGPTGFDGNSHAYIENYGNIDDKTVTVGDRFILRVDDVVGDEIYWKNAEAGTGFSVQADEYLDYRIIDLRSGRAISAGSIPVEI, from the coding sequence ATGAAATTTTATAGGGATCATTTATCCGGGCTCTCGGAGGTATTCGGTGTGATGCTTATGCTTACTGTCACATTGATAATTGCCTGTGTGGTCGCGGCGTTTGCCTGCGGTCATTCATTTGACGCCGTGGATGATTCAATCTCTGCAAATATTGTAGCTTCAGATTGGGGTAGGGACGATATTTCACCTTATATTATCTTCGATCACCTCTCCGGTGATCCTGTCGATCTCAACAGTATCGAGATCAACCTTGCTAACCGCTCTTCTGCCAAAGACAAGACTGTTGTCAGCAACAAGGATGGTCCTACTGGTTTTGATGGGAATAGTCATGCATATATTGAAAATTACGGGAATATTGATGACAAAACAGTGACTGTCGGCGATCGTTTTATCCTCCGTGTCGATGACGTGGTGGGCGATGAAATTTACTGGAAAAATGCAGAGGCCGGTACCGGTTTTTCCGTGCAGGCCGATGAATACCTGGATTACAGGATAATCGATTTAAGGTCGGGAAGGGCGATCAGTGCAGGTTCGATACCTGTGGAGATCTGA
- a CDS encoding PQQ-binding-like beta-propeller repeat protein — protein MKKTTLMLFIAGMMVLALFVPAAMAASYPQNGQFIAQYDEDKLAKDTSSENGGTTYYAGEATKAAASLVSATTRSLDQYDWPQFMYDEANMGDSPCSSLPDDNTSVVIFDDREVIGTVNPIVADGKIFLYTGYAGFDEPSGLTEINLTCIDESTMTVDWDFPLPRTQHLGSWGAPATDGTYVYAASDNKIYKIRISDCYEMWNFTTIENAMCNGGLTVTDDYVFGSDWYGDYYCLFKDNGSQKWVFNNSDTRNYDMTYSQSTPAYDPDEGTAGMMYVCGWGYDSNTTYSGFLYKVNVATGREVWSKGVGTGYSESFCGSPSTDGTNVYVASYSFSSDGNLYAYEIDGTYINKTPIERTDATPSLDTENDLVYVSGGWNGGSWGSADPGVRCFQMDEYLTPVWDRENEEMGGWTCSVAIGDGYVFVGKESGDMNSFCYNTTYALNASTGATEWFYPAGGATAAIANDKVYTAGNDGFLYIFS, from the coding sequence ATGAAAAAAACTACATTGATGCTATTTATAGCAGGAATGATGGTCCTGGCACTTTTCGTGCCGGCAGCAATGGCAGCGAGCTATCCGCAGAACGGGCAGTTCATTGCGCAATACGATGAGGATAAACTTGCGAAAGACACGTCATCGGAGAATGGAGGAACAACTTATTATGCCGGTGAGGCGACTAAGGCGGCTGCCTCGCTTGTAAGTGCGACTACAAGGTCTCTTGATCAATATGACTGGCCGCAGTTTATGTATGATGAGGCAAATATGGGGGATTCTCCATGTAGTAGTCTGCCGGATGACAACACTTCTGTTGTTATTTTTGATGACCGCGAAGTCATAGGGACCGTTAACCCTATTGTAGCAGATGGTAAAATTTTCCTTTATACTGGTTATGCAGGTTTTGACGAGCCCTCCGGACTCACTGAGATTAACCTTACCTGTATAGACGAAAGTACTATGACTGTTGACTGGGATTTCCCTCTCCCGCGAACACAGCATCTGGGTTCATGGGGTGCACCTGCAACTGACGGGACATATGTCTATGCAGCCTCGGACAACAAGATCTATAAGATCCGTATTTCCGATTGCTATGAGATGTGGAATTTTACTACAATAGAGAATGCTATGTGCAATGGCGGTCTTACAGTCACCGATGACTATGTCTTTGGAAGCGACTGGTATGGTGACTACTATTGTCTTTTCAAGGACAACGGCAGCCAAAAATGGGTTTTCAACAACTCAGACACTCGGAACTATGATATGACATATTCACAGTCGACACCTGCATATGATCCCGATGAAGGCACCGCAGGAATGATGTATGTCTGTGGATGGGGGTATGACAGCAATACTACTTACAGCGGCTTCCTGTACAAGGTAAATGTTGCCACGGGCAGAGAAGTTTGGAGTAAAGGCGTTGGAACCGGATATTCCGAATCATTCTGTGGTTCGCCGTCAACAGATGGTACCAATGTATATGTAGCGTCATACAGCTTCTCGAGCGACGGCAATTTGTATGCTTACGAAATTGACGGAACCTACATCAACAAGACGCCAATTGAGCGTACAGATGCCACGCCCTCGCTTGATACTGAAAATGACCTTGTATATGTATCTGGAGGATGGAACGGTGGATCATGGGGCAGTGCAGATCCTGGTGTAAGGTGCTTCCAGATGGATGAATACCTGACCCCCGTATGGGATCGTGAGAATGAGGAGATGGGCGGATGGACATGCTCGGTAGCCATTGGTGACGGATATGTATTCGTTGGTAAGGAATCTGGTGACATGAATTCGTTCTGCTACAACACAACCTATGCACTAAATGCCAGCACAGGTGCAACCGAGTGGTTCTATCCTGCAGGAGGAGCCACAGCGGCAATTGCAAATGACAAGGTTTACACTGCCGGAAATGACGGATTCCTTTACATATTCAGCTGA